One Fuerstiella marisgermanici DNA window includes the following coding sequences:
- the xseB gene encoding exodeoxyribonuclease VII small subunit, with protein sequence MAKKKSTAKTAEKSPSIEDAMEELQSIVQSLESGQEPLDESLQQFERGMKLLRTCHQQLEKASSRIEILTSIDGDGNIVSEDFDGTATASKSQRTKSPLDASPDEDGVDPASLF encoded by the coding sequence ATGGCAAAAAAGAAGTCAACCGCTAAGACCGCTGAGAAATCGCCGTCGATTGAAGACGCGATGGAGGAGCTACAATCAATTGTGCAGTCGCTGGAAAGCGGACAGGAGCCGCTTGACGAATCGCTGCAACAATTTGAACGCGGCATGAAGTTGCTGAGAACCTGTCACCAACAACTGGAAAAGGCGTCTTCACGTATCGAAATCCTGACGAGCATTGATGGCGACGGTAATATCGTTTCTGAAGACTTCGACGGTACCGCCACGGCGTCAAAATCGCAGCGCACCAAGTCGCCTTTGGACGCATCGCCGGACGAAGACGGCGTTGATCCCGCGTCGTTGTTTTAG
- a CDS encoding zinc-binding dehydrogenase, with the protein MKALVLNKLKTPLVLEDRDDLVPAADEVVVQLKAASLNRRDYWITQGMYPGIQLPVILGSDGAGVVSRAGADVDSSLVGANVIINPGWHWGDNDAAQSNDFTILGMPTDGTFATEVRVPAEYVYSAPSHLDWTQAAALPLAGLTAYRAVFQQGRLKSGETVLITGIGGGVATFALQYAAAANAKVIVTSSSEEKIARAIEHGATAGFNYKADDWSDRLASEHGAVDLIIDSAGGDGYADLIKLAAPGGRIVNYGATTGPPKSLDLFSVFWKQLHLIGSTMGSPDDFAAMLQFVSKFGIAPIVDDALPLADGNAAIERMQNSTQFGKVVLAIEA; encoded by the coding sequence ATGAAAGCACTCGTCCTTAACAAACTGAAAACGCCACTCGTTCTGGAAGACCGTGACGACCTTGTCCCGGCAGCAGACGAAGTCGTCGTGCAACTCAAAGCAGCGTCTCTGAACCGACGCGATTACTGGATCACTCAGGGAATGTATCCCGGTATCCAGTTGCCCGTGATCCTCGGTTCGGACGGAGCGGGCGTCGTGTCGCGCGCTGGTGCCGACGTCGATTCGTCACTGGTCGGCGCCAACGTGATTATCAATCCCGGCTGGCACTGGGGTGACAACGACGCCGCTCAAAGCAACGACTTCACCATTCTCGGCATGCCGACGGACGGGACCTTCGCCACGGAAGTACGAGTCCCAGCCGAGTACGTGTACTCCGCGCCGTCTCATCTGGACTGGACACAGGCCGCCGCTTTGCCGCTGGCCGGATTGACGGCTTATCGGGCGGTCTTCCAACAGGGCCGATTGAAGTCCGGCGAAACGGTTCTCATCACCGGTATCGGCGGCGGAGTCGCCACATTCGCCTTGCAGTATGCGGCAGCCGCGAATGCGAAAGTGATCGTCACGTCGTCGTCGGAAGAAAAGATTGCGCGAGCAATCGAACACGGCGCGACTGCGGGCTTCAACTACAAGGCAGACGACTGGAGTGACCGTCTTGCCTCAGAACACGGTGCGGTTGACCTGATCATCGACAGCGCCGGTGGCGACGGATACGCCGATCTGATCAAACTGGCGGCACCCGGTGGTCGAATCGTCAACTACGGAGCAACCACAGGGCCACCAAAGTCGCTAGACCTGTTCTCCGTCTTCTGGAAGCAACTACACCTGATCGGATCGACGATGGGTTCACCCGACGACTTCGCCGCCATGCTGCAGTTTGTCAGCAAGTTTGGCATCGCACCGATCGTTGACGACGCGCTCCCACTGGCAGATGGAAACGCAGCGATTGAACGCATGCAGAACTCGACTCAGTTTGGAAAAGTTGTGCTCGCGATCGAAGCGTGA
- the typA gene encoding translational GTPase TypA has translation MSIVAPMIETSSDQVTRRTDIRNIAIIAHVDHGKTSLVDCLIKHSGMFRDNQKMQEFMLDSNDIERERGITILAKNIAMMYEGVRVNIIDTPGHADFGGEVERVLKMADGALLLVDAFEGPRPQTRFVLQKALENGLKLMVVINKIDRPDCRPDEVLSKTFDLLVELGADDETLDFPYIFTSAKEGYAVHDPSQKSGDIRPLMDMVLEKIPGPPVRPDDPLQLMVTSLEWSKYVGRIATGRIAAGKVRTGQQIALMKKDGSVVKTKVDQVQLFDNLGRTDAEGASAGDIVALIGLPEPAIGDTVADVEQPVALERVEVDEPTLSMKFTINSSPLAGQHGKFVTSRNLRERLMRELQSNVALRIEETDEKDSFKVSGRGILHLAVLIETMRRESFELSVGKPEVIVKEIDGKKCEPYELLVVDVPTADVGPVMELVGYRRGQAKEMTATGTGMTHLEFSIPARGLIGLRTRLLNATRGEAIMHHRFEEYRPVEGDVPARANGVLISQVGGKAVAYALWKLQERAEIFTKPGEDVYEGMIIGENSRDNDMTVNPVREKKLTNVRSSGADDAIVLRPPREMTLEAALEYIEWDEYVEVTPQVIRLRKTFLTENERKRFARK, from the coding sequence ATGTCCATCGTCGCTCCCATGATTGAAACTTCCAGTGACCAGGTGACTCGCCGCACTGACATCCGCAACATCGCGATTATCGCGCACGTTGACCACGGCAAGACGTCCCTCGTCGACTGTCTGATTAAACACAGCGGCATGTTCCGCGATAATCAGAAGATGCAGGAATTCATGCTGGACAGCAATGATATCGAACGCGAACGCGGTATCACGATTCTGGCCAAGAACATCGCGATGATGTACGAAGGCGTGCGAGTCAACATTATCGACACGCCAGGCCACGCAGACTTCGGCGGTGAAGTTGAACGAGTCCTGAAAATGGCCGACGGTGCTTTGCTGCTGGTCGACGCTTTCGAAGGGCCTCGCCCGCAAACTCGGTTCGTTCTGCAGAAGGCGCTGGAGAACGGCCTTAAGCTGATGGTTGTGATCAACAAGATCGACCGACCAGACTGCCGTCCTGACGAAGTGCTTTCAAAAACGTTTGACCTGCTGGTGGAACTCGGGGCCGACGACGAAACGCTGGACTTCCCGTACATCTTCACCAGTGCGAAAGAAGGCTACGCCGTTCACGATCCGTCACAAAAGTCTGGCGACATCCGCCCGCTGATGGACATGGTACTGGAAAAAATTCCTGGCCCGCCCGTACGTCCGGACGATCCGTTGCAGCTGATGGTCACATCGCTGGAATGGTCGAAGTACGTCGGCCGCATCGCCACTGGCCGAATTGCTGCCGGCAAGGTACGCACTGGTCAGCAGATTGCGTTGATGAAAAAAGACGGTTCCGTCGTGAAGACAAAAGTCGATCAGGTGCAACTGTTCGACAACCTTGGCCGTACCGACGCTGAAGGCGCATCCGCCGGCGACATCGTTGCATTGATCGGACTGCCGGAACCGGCCATCGGTGACACAGTTGCCGATGTGGAACAGCCAGTGGCGTTGGAACGAGTCGAAGTGGACGAGCCGACTTTGTCGATGAAGTTCACAATCAACAGTTCACCGCTGGCTGGTCAGCACGGCAAGTTCGTGACCAGCCGCAACCTTCGTGAACGACTGATGCGAGAGCTGCAGTCCAATGTGGCACTACGAATCGAAGAAACAGACGAAAAAGATTCATTCAAGGTTTCTGGTCGCGGCATCCTGCATCTGGCCGTGCTGATCGAAACCATGCGACGCGAAAGCTTTGAGCTGTCCGTCGGCAAGCCGGAAGTCATCGTCAAGGAAATCGATGGCAAGAAGTGCGAACCGTACGAACTGCTGGTCGTTGACGTTCCCACAGCCGACGTCGGTCCCGTGATGGAATTGGTCGGTTATCGTCGAGGTCAGGCCAAAGAAATGACGGCCACTGGCACCGGGATGACTCATCTGGAATTCAGCATTCCAGCGCGAGGACTCATCGGGTTGCGAACGCGATTACTGAACGCAACTCGCGGCGAAGCGATCATGCACCATCGATTCGAAGAATACCGTCCGGTCGAAGGCGACGTTCCAGCGCGAGCCAACGGGGTCCTGATTTCTCAGGTCGGTGGCAAAGCGGTTGCTTACGCGTTGTGGAAGTTGCAGGAACGAGCGGAAATTTTCACCAAGCCGGGCGAAGACGTTTACGAAGGCATGATCATCGGTGAAAATAGTCGCGACAACGACATGACGGTTAATCCCGTCCGCGAAAAGAAGCTGACCAACGTGCGATCATCCGGTGCTGACGACGCGATTGTGCTTCGTCCGCCGCGAGAAATGACGCTGGAAGCGGCCTTGGAATACATCGAGTGGGATGAGTACGTGGAAGTCACGCCTCAGGTCATTCGACTCCGCAAGACGTTCCTGACGGAGAATGAACGCAAGCGATTCGCTCGAAAGTAG
- the gatC gene encoding Asp-tRNA(Asn)/Glu-tRNA(Gln) amidotransferase subunit GatC has translation MEIEEVRKVASLARLALSEDELKTYGQQLTQILDYVKLLDEVDVDDVQPMPHAVDLQNVFRTDERRESLPREAALANAPKTDGDYFQVPQILEQKDA, from the coding sequence ATGGAAATCGAAGAAGTCCGCAAAGTCGCCTCGCTGGCAAGACTGGCACTTAGCGAAGACGAACTCAAAACATACGGCCAACAGCTCACGCAGATTCTGGACTACGTCAAACTGCTGGACGAGGTCGATGTGGACGACGTTCAGCCGATGCCACACGCCGTCGACCTGCAAAACGTCTTCCGGACGGACGAACGCCGAGAATCGTTGCCACGCGAGGCTGCACTGGCGAACGCTCCGAAAACCGACGGCGACTACTTCCAGGTGCCTCAGATTCTGGAGCAGAAAGATGCGTGA
- the gatA gene encoding Asp-tRNA(Asn)/Glu-tRNA(Gln) amidotransferase subunit GatA yields MRDLHKQSTAALLSALNNGELTSRTLTEACLARIDELNPQTNAFVSVDAEAALAKADAVDAKRSSGGDVGLLSGLPIGIKDNMCQTGTPTTCGSKMLANYKPPYDAHVVERLNAADGVIVGKLNMDEFAMGSSTETSVAGVTRNPWNAEHSPGGSSGGSAAAVAAGMVPLALGSDTGGSIRQPASFCGVVGMKPTYGRVSRFGLVAFASSLDQIGPFARDVKGASLLLQAIAGHDKRDTTSVDADVPDYVDCIDRPLEGLRVGIVDEHYGAGLDDEVQAAVRKSINALEAAGATVKQVELPHAKYSVATYYLIAPSEASSNLARYDGIHYGYRSPNFDPKDDGLVDLYCRSRGEGFGPEVKRRIMLGTYALSAGYYDAYYLRALKVRRRIREDYDKAFKEVDVIAGPVCPSTAFRLGEKMDDPLAMYLSDVYTISANLAGIPGISVPCGLSDSGLPIGLQLQGPAFEEAKLLQVAKMAEAANGVLTRE; encoded by the coding sequence ATGCGTGACCTCCACAAACAATCCACCGCTGCCCTGCTTTCGGCACTAAACAACGGGGAACTCACCAGCCGAACCCTGACGGAAGCCTGCCTGGCGCGGATTGACGAACTGAATCCGCAGACTAACGCCTTCGTCAGTGTCGACGCCGAAGCCGCTTTGGCCAAAGCCGACGCCGTCGACGCCAAACGCTCCTCCGGTGGCGACGTCGGCCTGCTGAGCGGCTTGCCCATCGGCATCAAGGACAACATGTGCCAAACCGGTACGCCGACAACCTGCGGCAGCAAAATGTTGGCCAACTACAAACCACCGTATGACGCTCACGTGGTCGAACGACTGAATGCGGCCGACGGTGTGATCGTCGGCAAGCTGAACATGGATGAGTTCGCAATGGGCTCATCGACCGAAACGTCCGTGGCCGGAGTCACTCGCAACCCCTGGAACGCCGAACATTCACCCGGCGGTTCGTCCGGCGGATCGGCCGCGGCGGTCGCGGCGGGAATGGTGCCGCTGGCGCTGGGATCAGACACCGGCGGCTCGATCCGTCAGCCCGCATCGTTTTGCGGCGTGGTGGGGATGAAGCCAACTTATGGTCGAGTGTCTCGGTTCGGACTTGTCGCCTTCGCCAGTTCGCTGGATCAAATCGGTCCGTTTGCACGCGATGTAAAAGGAGCCTCATTGCTGCTTCAAGCCATTGCCGGGCACGATAAGCGAGACACCACGTCGGTAGACGCTGACGTGCCGGACTATGTGGATTGCATCGACCGGCCGCTGGAAGGCCTGCGAGTTGGCATCGTCGACGAACACTACGGCGCGGGGTTGGACGACGAAGTTCAAGCCGCCGTGCGAAAATCGATCAATGCATTGGAAGCGGCAGGAGCAACCGTCAAGCAGGTCGAGTTGCCTCACGCAAAATATAGCGTGGCCACGTATTACCTGATCGCTCCCAGCGAAGCGTCCAGCAACCTGGCTCGCTACGACGGCATTCACTACGGCTATCGTTCGCCAAACTTCGATCCTAAAGACGACGGGCTGGTCGATTTGTACTGCCGCAGCCGAGGCGAAGGGTTCGGCCCGGAAGTCAAACGCCGAATCATGCTGGGCACGTATGCTTTGTCGGCTGGCTACTACGACGCTTACTATCTGCGAGCCCTAAAAGTGCGCCGCCGCATCCGTGAAGACTACGACAAAGCGTTCAAGGAAGTTGATGTGATCGCTGGTCCCGTTTGTCCGTCGACCGCGTTTCGACTGGGCGAAAAGATGGACGATCCGCTGGCCATGTACCTCAGCGACGTCTACACAATCAGCGCGAATCTGGCGGGCATTCCGGGGATTTCAGTTCCGTGCGGACTTAGCGATTCGGGACTGCCAATCGGACTTCAACTTCAGGGCCCCGCTTTTGAAGAAGCGAAACTGCTGCAGGTGGCAAAGATGGCAGAAGCAGCCAACGGCGTGCTAACTCGGGAATAA
- a CDS encoding ATP-binding protein: protein MKITEIDIDRFRIWRSLLLRLNPTGLNVIYGPNEAGKTTLMRFVQSVLYGFEPLSEEPAWHRPEDDIPWKGALRCEAAGRTWRVGRKAADKDRGSVRISGGPEDLNKAQQMSLLLSDTEEHIFSDVFAVGVRELQQLSTLGSEQVAEYIYGLSLGPQGRQLLDSLSDIRNRRTAMFSENGRHGQLPDLFDRYADLSVTKRGKGESREQHARLVRRRSELNKSISELQTRESQIANELRGLRFIKSCYKPWKKIGDHKNELTKIPLINHNPDQALEQLDACERDIQQHSSTRDKLSEQSTQFLNQAERLQIDERFEKDRYAIQSLVDQSEWLRDLDEQIRTADDRSSHLKRDLDLALNDMGPSWNVERLKAIDTSPAAHNSLLVSARRYQDALQRRGKLRRWNRSMSKKSQQELVDLETDMQVLGIDSIEDAITREQHRLRELENLGRLRLQREQMALKIKTVRNVMSRVDTDDSIPPWVDRAVFTIASAGITLFFFGLLLIAGNVVDTGRVVGGSLAAAAFGLAGIMWWGIRNGLNNYFDRKTGIQLDDLNAEAREAEKSLRQVHERIQRIQSEGIAGQFLMKADAPGTSTADLVNCIGECSRHITELENLSRRQDRARLRRTRLKTLRDRFRSSQQAVNERRQEWCQLLNSLGMEETVKVKEAFDWWQQIQEVRELHTQWRNAAPEAEGLKRMFGGMSARVEQLGQQVAPESKLNYVRPLEVLTGWQQQLKTHDRDRTERERLMQESEKLRRESISEQNQVEGAELRRSAVLARAGVMSRDELVQQQEWQKKRVAIEGLLAAATEELNEVAYSEPELAVSEEDIARFDPINGKERIQLLEMEQLEVEEKLNKHHEELGSLKQEIKLLESSRESQARYFQKAHVASDIYRAAEEWFALQIEEDALQQMRHRFEKENISSTLTTASSYLHRISSGRYHKIWAPLGEDFLCVDDEYDRTFRVEQLSGGTREQLFLALRFALVREFASRGIELPVIMDDLFVNFDEERTEAAAECLIEVASEGQQILFFTCHQHLAELFQKKQVEPLWLPGHKVAYDLHKPEDEAVAFLGGDKQARIDAASAGTSEAKPRGLFLPDADELFDEESTDGDSGSMSQPEGEGVSSPANLRQNAN from the coding sequence ATGAAGATTACCGAAATTGATATCGACAGGTTTCGCATTTGGCGCAGCCTGTTATTGCGACTCAATCCGACCGGGTTGAACGTCATCTACGGACCGAACGAAGCCGGCAAGACCACGCTGATGCGCTTTGTGCAGTCTGTGCTGTATGGCTTCGAACCGCTGTCTGAAGAACCGGCGTGGCATCGCCCGGAAGACGATATTCCGTGGAAGGGAGCCTTGCGCTGTGAAGCGGCTGGCCGAACCTGGCGAGTCGGTCGAAAAGCGGCGGACAAAGATCGCGGCAGCGTGCGTATTTCCGGCGGACCGGAAGATCTGAACAAAGCACAGCAGATGAGTCTGCTGTTGTCGGACACTGAAGAGCACATCTTTTCTGACGTGTTCGCCGTCGGCGTGCGTGAACTGCAGCAGTTGTCGACGCTTGGCAGCGAACAGGTGGCGGAATACATCTATGGGCTTTCTCTGGGGCCGCAGGGACGCCAGTTACTGGATTCGCTGTCTGACATTCGCAATCGCCGCACCGCCATGTTTTCCGAAAACGGAAGACACGGCCAACTGCCCGATCTGTTCGACCGCTATGCTGACTTAAGCGTTACAAAACGTGGCAAAGGTGAATCTCGCGAGCAGCATGCGCGACTCGTCCGCCGTCGTAGCGAGCTGAATAAATCGATCAGCGAACTGCAAACTCGCGAATCGCAAATCGCCAACGAACTGCGCGGCCTGCGATTCATCAAGAGTTGCTATAAGCCGTGGAAGAAGATCGGCGATCACAAAAACGAACTCACCAAAATCCCCCTGATCAACCACAACCCGGATCAGGCGCTGGAACAGCTGGATGCATGCGAACGAGACATTCAGCAGCATTCGTCAACTCGCGACAAGCTGTCCGAACAGTCGACTCAATTCCTGAATCAGGCCGAACGGCTTCAGATCGACGAGCGTTTCGAAAAGGACCGCTACGCGATTCAAAGTCTGGTTGATCAGTCAGAATGGCTGCGCGATCTGGACGAACAAATTCGCACGGCCGACGATCGCAGCAGCCATCTGAAGCGCGATCTGGACCTGGCACTGAATGACATGGGGCCGAGCTGGAATGTCGAACGCCTGAAAGCCATCGATACTTCCCCCGCCGCGCACAACAGCCTGCTGGTTTCAGCCAGAAGGTATCAGGACGCTCTGCAGCGACGCGGAAAACTGCGTCGCTGGAACCGGTCGATGTCGAAGAAAAGCCAGCAGGAACTGGTGGATCTCGAAACGGACATGCAAGTGCTGGGCATCGATTCGATCGAAGACGCCATCACGCGAGAACAGCACCGCCTGCGCGAATTGGAAAACCTCGGTCGTCTACGCCTTCAACGCGAACAGATGGCGTTGAAGATCAAGACGGTTCGTAATGTGATGAGTCGGGTTGATACGGACGATTCGATTCCGCCGTGGGTCGATCGAGCGGTATTCACGATTGCATCCGCCGGTATTACGCTGTTTTTCTTCGGCTTGCTTCTGATTGCTGGCAACGTAGTGGATACCGGTCGGGTCGTCGGCGGTTCGCTGGCCGCCGCTGCGTTTGGCTTGGCGGGCATTATGTGGTGGGGCATTCGAAATGGTCTGAACAATTACTTCGACCGCAAAACCGGCATTCAACTGGACGACCTGAACGCGGAAGCTCGCGAAGCAGAAAAGAGTCTGCGCCAGGTTCACGAACGTATTCAGCGGATTCAGTCCGAAGGAATTGCTGGCCAGTTCTTGATGAAAGCGGATGCACCCGGCACCAGCACAGCTGATCTGGTGAATTGCATCGGCGAATGTTCGCGGCACATCACCGAATTGGAAAACCTGTCGCGCCGGCAGGATCGAGCTCGCCTTCGACGTACTCGACTGAAGACGCTGCGAGACCGGTTTCGATCGTCGCAGCAGGCGGTTAACGAACGCCGGCAGGAATGGTGCCAGTTACTGAATTCGCTGGGTATGGAAGAAACCGTGAAGGTTAAGGAAGCCTTCGACTGGTGGCAGCAAATTCAGGAAGTCCGCGAATTACACACGCAATGGCGTAACGCCGCGCCGGAAGCGGAAGGATTGAAGCGGATGTTCGGCGGGATGAGTGCCCGCGTCGAACAGCTTGGTCAGCAGGTCGCTCCGGAATCGAAGCTCAACTATGTTCGCCCGCTGGAAGTCCTCACCGGCTGGCAGCAACAATTGAAAACTCACGATCGCGATCGTACTGAACGCGAACGGCTAATGCAGGAATCCGAAAAACTGCGTCGCGAATCGATCAGCGAACAAAATCAGGTCGAAGGCGCCGAACTCCGACGCAGCGCGGTGCTTGCACGAGCAGGCGTGATGTCACGCGACGAACTGGTGCAGCAACAGGAATGGCAGAAGAAGCGAGTCGCCATTGAAGGCCTGCTGGCCGCCGCCACCGAAGAGTTGAACGAAGTGGCGTACTCAGAACCGGAATTGGCGGTTTCAGAAGAAGATATCGCGCGTTTTGATCCCATCAACGGCAAAGAACGTATCCAGTTGCTGGAGATGGAGCAGCTTGAAGTTGAAGAAAAGCTGAACAAGCACCACGAAGAACTTGGCAGTCTGAAGCAGGAAATCAAGCTGCTGGAATCCAGTCGTGAATCACAGGCACGCTACTTCCAGAAAGCTCACGTCGCGTCAGACATCTACCGAGCGGCCGAGGAATGGTTCGCTCTGCAGATCGAAGAAGATGCGTTGCAGCAGATGCGGCATCGTTTCGAGAAGGAGAACATCTCCAGCACGCTTACCACAGCGTCGTCATATCTGCATCGTATTTCGTCTGGCCGTTACCACAAGATCTGGGCTCCTCTGGGCGAAGACTTCCTTTGCGTCGACGATGAATACGACCGCACGTTCCGAGTCGAGCAGTTAAGCGGTGGTACTCGCGAACAGTTGTTCCTTGCTTTGCGTTTCGCTCTTGTCCGTGAGTTCGCATCGCGTGGCATCGAACTACCAGTGATCATGGACGACCTGTTTGTGAACTTCGACGAAGAACGCACCGAAGCGGCGGCCGAGTGTTTAATTGAAGTCGCGAGCGAAGGACAACAGATTCTGTTCTTCACCTGTCATCAGCATTTAGCTGAGTTGTTTCAGAAGAAACAGGTCGAACCGCTGTGGCTGCCTGGCCACAAAGTGGCTTACGACCTTCACAAACCGGAAGACGAAGCTGTCGCGTTTTTGGGTGGCGATAAACAGGCTCGCATCGACGCCGCCAGCGCGGGGACGTCAGAAGCGAAACCGCGTGGGCTGTTCCTGCCCGATGCGGATGAACTGTTCGACGAAGAGTCTACCGACGGCGATTCGGGTTCTATGTCGCAGCCGGAAGGTGAAGGCGTATCCTCGCCCGCCAACCTTCGCCAGAACGCGAACTAA
- a CDS encoding metallophosphoesterase family protein, with translation MAFQPQRFIHAANIRLDVPVSVHFSEQLTDELRHALEDATLTSFDSVVDSCIAHDVDFLLLSGNVFLESDRSLRARLKLLDGFRRLDKKNIPVFVLPGDADPPGAWRSIPEMPTNVTVCFSSNPEPEMLTRGDHVITTVSASMWYGETDAFGIRVIGRSESGIEPFRVGVVSRAKYDESRRMASLSASSDEDFLNVSVSDDADESEQSDEVVEVERQTRLADVATEAQTTAEYEAGFRDYIDQLMVEGRLSYVAYTGDLDRLTLSLNSGKVHCPGTTQPRSQLESDCGTCSLIEVDNEGQVLIEQINTSAVSWKNIDLFVEADATLNSSLQRMKALLMKEPRNKSDRIWSVCWTMRGPLPVLHDFIEEDLELAVAVELEELDAGNQKIRLVHEVRTLPDPWEVPDKQSQAQEYADLITEDAIVSRRKLMNYVRKESDLSEGWRLRFEALVAGVDRERILSRMRVDGAHWFVPDIHSLLPDLDDFDEDILQDEAIEEFGLTGDAEEDDDDFDDEEEELLEDADEEVGELDEEVADDEVDDEADEEEVS, from the coding sequence ATGGCATTTCAACCGCAACGATTTATTCACGCAGCCAACATCAGGCTGGATGTGCCGGTTAGCGTTCACTTTTCAGAACAGCTCACGGACGAACTCCGTCATGCTCTGGAAGACGCAACGCTCACATCTTTTGACAGCGTTGTCGATAGTTGTATCGCTCACGATGTCGACTTTCTACTGTTGTCCGGCAACGTGTTTCTGGAATCTGACCGCAGTCTGCGAGCTCGCCTGAAGCTGCTGGACGGATTCCGCCGGCTCGACAAGAAGAACATTCCGGTGTTTGTGCTGCCGGGCGACGCCGATCCGCCGGGAGCGTGGCGGTCGATCCCGGAGATGCCAACAAATGTGACGGTCTGCTTCAGTTCCAACCCGGAACCCGAAATGCTGACGCGCGGCGACCATGTGATTACGACGGTTTCTGCGTCTATGTGGTACGGCGAAACGGATGCTTTCGGCATTCGCGTCATCGGGCGGTCAGAAAGCGGTATCGAACCGTTTCGCGTCGGCGTTGTTAGCCGAGCCAAATACGATGAATCGCGGCGGATGGCGTCGCTGAGTGCTTCGTCAGACGAAGACTTCTTAAACGTGTCGGTTTCTGACGACGCAGACGAATCCGAGCAATCTGACGAAGTGGTTGAAGTCGAACGACAGACCCGTTTGGCAGACGTGGCTACGGAAGCTCAAACAACCGCCGAGTATGAAGCCGGTTTTCGAGACTACATCGACCAGCTGATGGTCGAAGGTCGACTTAGTTACGTCGCTTACACCGGTGATTTGGATCGGTTAACGTTGTCGCTGAACAGTGGCAAAGTTCACTGCCCCGGCACGACTCAGCCAAGAAGCCAATTAGAATCCGACTGTGGCACGTGTTCGCTGATCGAAGTGGACAACGAGGGCCAAGTGCTGATCGAACAAATCAACACCAGTGCGGTGAGCTGGAAAAACATCGACCTGTTCGTCGAAGCCGATGCGACGCTTAATAGTTCGCTGCAGAGAATGAAGGCTCTGCTGATGAAGGAGCCACGCAACAAGTCTGACCGGATCTGGTCTGTGTGCTGGACCATGCGAGGTCCGCTGCCGGTGCTGCACGACTTTATCGAAGAAGACCTTGAACTGGCCGTCGCTGTTGAGCTGGAAGAACTGGATGCCGGCAACCAAAAGATTCGGCTCGTTCACGAAGTCCGCACGCTGCCAGATCCGTGGGAAGTCCCCGACAAGCAATCACAGGCTCAGGAATATGCGGACCTAATCACCGAAGACGCGATTGTGTCTCGCCGCAAGTTAATGAACTACGTGCGCAAGGAAAGCGATCTGTCCGAAGGTTGGCGCCTGCGGTTCGAAGCGTTGGTCGCCGGTGTTGACCGCGAACGAATTCTCTCGCGAATGCGAGTTGATGGAGCTCACTGGTTCGTTCCTGATATTCATTCGCTGCTACCGGACCTGGACGACTTCGACGAAGACATTCTGCAGGACGAAGCGATCGAAGAGTTCGGCCTGACGGGCGACGCAGAAGAAGATGACGACGACTTCGACGACGAAGAGGAAGAACTGCTGGAAGACGCCGACGAAGAGGTCGGTGAGTTGGATGAAGAAGTTGCAGATGATGAAGTTGACGACGAGGCTGACGAGGAAGAAGTGAGCTAG